One part of the Cyclobacteriaceae bacterium genome encodes these proteins:
- a CDS encoding PorT family protein produces MQRLLLIILFSGTALHAWSQCAQTLRLARATYEQGRLHEIEAQLKSCLEPSEKGGFAKEEKQLRVEALKILTMSYIYLEEPQKADAAMLSLKKADPYYRPNPDVDPAEFVALYNSFREDPVYRIGVRLGVNFSQPNIKELVTVVELAEDSRFKQAVAFQFGAAMDLPITLFRQTKKWTLHGELLYQQRRFEIFQIEDRGTNPAEPDKKLLNEFEGSESQTALSLPVTLEYKFMDKKFNPYIALGFSTDYLLSSKLTAERKRTDQPGVPERGLDLDRERINLSALAAAGVKLPVGPGFIVFEVRYAHGLTNVSTPQTAFANQSLALDYGYADPVFKQSSLSLAGSYIFNKHNPQKITRKK; encoded by the coding sequence ATGCAAAGACTTCTACTGATTATTCTATTCTCCGGAACTGCTTTACATGCCTGGTCGCAATGCGCACAAACGTTGCGCCTGGCACGGGCAACTTACGAACAAGGCCGCCTGCACGAGATTGAGGCCCAATTAAAGAGTTGCCTGGAGCCCTCCGAAAAAGGTGGCTTCGCGAAAGAGGAAAAGCAACTTCGTGTAGAGGCACTGAAAATCCTCACCATGAGCTACATCTACCTGGAAGAACCACAAAAGGCCGATGCCGCCATGCTTAGCCTTAAAAAAGCCGATCCTTACTATCGCCCCAACCCGGATGTTGACCCGGCTGAATTTGTAGCACTATACAACTCGTTTCGCGAAGATCCGGTGTACCGCATTGGCGTGCGGCTTGGTGTAAATTTTTCACAACCTAATATTAAAGAGTTGGTAACCGTGGTTGAACTGGCGGAAGACAGCCGGTTTAAGCAAGCCGTTGCCTTTCAGTTTGGCGCAGCCATGGATTTACCCATAACGTTATTCAGGCAAACAAAAAAATGGACCCTTCATGGCGAACTGCTGTACCAGCAAAGAAGGTTTGAAATCTTTCAAATCGAGGACAGGGGTACAAACCCGGCAGAGCCGGACAAAAAACTATTGAATGAATTCGAAGGATCTGAATCACAAACAGCACTATCGTTGCCCGTAACGTTGGAGTACAAGTTCATGGACAAGAAATTCAATCCATACATTGCCCTGGGCTTCTCAACCGATTACCTGTTGAGCAGTAAACTAACAGCTGAACGTAAACGCACCGATCAGCCGGGCGTGCCCGAACGCGGGCTTGACCTGGACCGTGAACGCATCAACTTAAGTGCTTTGGCCGCTGCTGGTGTTAAACTACCGGTAGGTCCTGGTTTTATTGTATTTGAAGTTAGGTATGCGCATGGGCTTACCAACGTAAGTACCCCCCAAACGGCTTTTGCCAATCAATCGCTGGCACTGGATTACGGTTATGCCGATCCGGTTTTTAAACAATCTTCCTTGTCTCTTGCAGGCTCTTACATTTTCAATAAACACAACCCTCAAAAGATCACCCGTAAAAAATGA
- a CDS encoding High-affnity carbon uptake protein Hat/HatR, whose translation MPQYVDEKVSVQNPFPGLRPFKIEESHLFFGREGQSDEVLLKLSKNRFVGVIGPSGSGKSSFIYCGVLPILYGGFLTDASPNWEVIVTRPGAGPIDNLAESLLKNNQEYLNAEVEEQKIKRTIFSTLLRSSSLGLVEAVEQSRRSADVNYLILVDQFEELFRFKDSTDPNSVNETLAFVNLLMEAVNYPDAPIYVAITMRSDFIGDCAQFPELTRKINDSHYLIPQLTREQKRRAIEGPVAVGGANITSRLVQQLLNDLGDNPDQLPILQHALMRTWDYWSHYRDYEEEQVDLKHYEAIGTMAEALSMHANEAYDELTEAQKHICEIMFKAITEKRGENFGIRRPTRLNEIAAIADCSEQDVAEVIEKFREPGRSLLTPAHGTPLTSKSMVDISHESLMRIWVRLKNWVDDEADAVQMYLRLAEASAQYQVGKAGLWRPPDLQLALNWLAKHKPTLVWGQRYNPAFERTMIFLEYSKKEFETEQRIRELEQKRKLQRARITALVFGTLTVIALLFLVYAFIQKAEAEDQFNRAEAERARAEENYLAAEAARKEAEQRRVEAEDARKNEEAQRLLADQARKEAEENEAEAKKQEAEARRQKGLAEANEKTALANEKLAKANEEKANIARADATRRRYVAQAKAMALQSLTLSSDLQLEALLAQQAYYFNTNNDGYEFDTDIYNGLYFALKNKTDKAGKANPHPLTTSLKGHDFGAARSLVTHGKDEHIYSGGSDGKIIRWAHRNNSWQGETLVDKVKRPNYQVYSMDISPDETRLAAAGLYTLDDRNNYIELYDLNNMKAEPKKITGFTYNIEDVHFTPDGKGLFARDNGGMSIKLADFNTAKEVVKAPVKINAIDLSGDGKKLAGAGDNGTLYIWDVTNNFTVTEVKNLGRSLTAVTWHPTENQLIVGNEAGLLRIVRNNILVRNLPGHDGPIEKIVYNHAGSFFASASKDRSVRIWNVNRLTEPPIRLFDHTDWIWSLTFSPDDEQLMVGLQSSSQRVRLGAIETEESIRAYPTKISTMSNILCKEFIERDMTPDEWATYVGKDLDYESTCKNFKPGTN comes from the coding sequence ATGCCACAATACGTTGACGAAAAGGTATCGGTACAAAATCCTTTCCCAGGATTACGGCCGTTTAAAATCGAAGAAAGCCATTTGTTCTTTGGCCGGGAGGGCCAGAGTGATGAAGTGCTCCTTAAACTTTCCAAGAACCGCTTCGTTGGCGTTATCGGCCCTTCCGGTAGCGGTAAGTCTTCCTTTATTTATTGTGGCGTGTTACCAATCCTTTATGGCGGTTTTCTTACCGATGCCAGCCCCAACTGGGAAGTAATTGTTACCCGTCCCGGTGCTGGCCCTATTGACAACCTGGCCGAATCATTATTAAAGAACAACCAGGAATATTTGAATGCCGAAGTTGAAGAACAAAAAATAAAACGCACCATCTTCTCAACGCTGCTGCGCAGCAGTTCATTGGGTTTGGTTGAGGCGGTTGAGCAATCGCGCAGGTCGGCCGATGTGAATTACTTAATCTTGGTCGATCAGTTTGAAGAGCTCTTCCGCTTTAAAGACAGCACCGATCCGAATTCCGTAAACGAAACACTGGCCTTTGTTAACCTGCTGATGGAGGCCGTGAACTATCCGGATGCGCCCATCTATGTTGCCATAACCATGCGTTCGGATTTCATTGGCGACTGTGCGCAATTCCCTGAACTTACCCGTAAAATAAATGATAGCCACTACCTCATTCCACAATTGACCCGCGAACAAAAACGCAGGGCCATTGAGGGGCCTGTAGCCGTAGGTGGCGCTAATATTACTTCGCGATTGGTGCAGCAATTACTAAATGATCTTGGGGATAATCCAGATCAGTTGCCCATTCTGCAACATGCCCTCATGCGCACATGGGACTACTGGAGCCACTACCGCGATTACGAAGAAGAACAGGTTGACTTAAAGCACTACGAGGCGATAGGCACCATGGCCGAGGCGTTGAGTATGCACGCCAACGAAGCCTATGATGAACTTACCGAAGCGCAGAAGCACATATGCGAAATAATGTTTAAGGCCATTACGGAAAAACGGGGCGAAAACTTTGGTATTCGAAGGCCTACCCGCTTAAATGAAATTGCAGCCATTGCCGATTGCTCCGAACAGGATGTTGCCGAAGTAATAGAAAAATTCCGCGAACCGGGCCGTTCCTTGCTCACCCCAGCACACGGCACACCACTTACTTCAAAATCCATGGTGGATATTTCGCATGAAAGTTTAATGCGGATTTGGGTGCGGTTGAAAAACTGGGTGGATGATGAAGCCGATGCTGTGCAAATGTATTTGCGGTTGGCCGAAGCATCGGCACAATATCAGGTTGGTAAAGCCGGCTTATGGCGCCCGCCCGATTTGCAATTGGCGCTGAACTGGTTAGCGAAACATAAACCCACTTTAGTTTGGGGGCAGCGGTACAACCCGGCCTTCGAGCGCACCATGATCTTTCTGGAATACTCCAAGAAAGAATTCGAGACTGAACAGCGCATTCGCGAACTGGAACAAAAGCGAAAACTGCAACGCGCCAGGATTACCGCCCTGGTGTTTGGTACACTCACCGTAATTGCGCTTCTATTTTTGGTGTATGCCTTTATTCAAAAAGCAGAAGCTGAAGATCAATTCAACCGCGCTGAAGCCGAACGTGCCCGTGCCGAAGAAAACTATTTAGCCGCTGAAGCTGCACGAAAAGAAGCTGAACAACGTAGGGTTGAGGCCGAAGACGCGCGCAAAAATGAAGAAGCCCAGCGCTTATTGGCAGATCAAGCCAGAAAAGAGGCCGAGGAAAACGAAGCAGAGGCCAAAAAACAGGAAGCTGAGGCCAGGAGACAAAAAGGGCTTGCGGAAGCCAATGAAAAAACTGCCCTGGCCAATGAAAAATTAGCCAAAGCCAATGAAGAAAAAGCCAATATTGCCCGGGCCGATGCAACACGCAGGCGCTACGTAGCCCAGGCCAAGGCCATGGCTTTGCAATCGCTAACCCTCAGCAGTGATTTGCAACTGGAAGCCCTGCTGGCACAACAGGCTTATTACTTTAATACAAATAACGATGGCTATGAATTTGATACCGACATCTACAACGGACTTTATTTTGCATTAAAAAACAAAACCGATAAAGCTGGTAAAGCCAACCCGCACCCCCTTACAACCAGTTTAAAAGGTCATGATTTCGGGGCAGCAAGGTCGTTGGTTACCCACGGCAAGGATGAACATATATATTCCGGTGGAAGCGATGGCAAAATTATACGGTGGGCTCATCGTAATAATTCATGGCAAGGCGAAACCTTGGTTGACAAAGTGAAACGCCCCAACTACCAGGTATACTCAATGGATATCAGCCCCGATGAAACCAGGCTGGCAGCAGCCGGACTATACACCCTTGATGATCGGAACAACTATATTGAATTGTATGACCTGAACAACATGAAAGCAGAGCCCAAAAAAATCACCGGCTTTACTTACAACATTGAGGATGTACATTTCACACCCGATGGCAAGGGTTTATTTGCCCGCGATAACGGTGGCATGAGTATAAAGCTGGCCGACTTTAACACGGCAAAAGAAGTTGTTAAAGCTCCGGTAAAAATAAACGCTATCGACTTAAGCGGTGATGGAAAAAAATTGGCCGGTGCTGGCGATAACGGAACATTGTACATATGGGACGTAACCAACAACTTTACGGTTACAGAAGTAAAAAATCTTGGCCGAAGCCTCACGGCCGTAACCTGGCACCCAACCGAAAATCAATTGATTGTCGGTAATGAAGCCGGCTTGTTGCGTATTGTGCGAAACAATATACTCGTGCGTAATCTGCCGGGGCACGATGGCCCTATCGAAAAAATCGTCTACAACCACGCGGGCAGTTTCTTTGCCTCAGCCAGTAAAGACCGTTCCGTTAGGATATGGAATGTAAACCGGTTAACCGAACCACCCATTCGATTATTTGACCACACCGACTGGATTTGGTCGCTTACATTTTCACCGGATGACGAACAACTGATGGTGGGCTTGCAAAGCAGTAGCCAGCGTGTCCGCTTAGGCGCTATTGAAACGGAAGAAAGTATTCGCGCATATCCAACAAAAATTTCAACAATGTCCAACATCCTCTGCAAGGAATTTATCGAGCGTGACATGACACCCGATGAATGGGCTACTTACGTGGGTAAGGATTTGGATTATGAATCGACTTGTAAAAATTTTAAACCCGGAACGAATTAA